A stretch of Henckelia pumila isolate YLH828 chromosome 4, ASM3356847v2, whole genome shotgun sequence DNA encodes these proteins:
- the LOC140862922 gene encoding heat shock cognate 70 kDa protein-like yields MSDKKIKAPAIGIDLGTTYSCVAVWRHNRAEIIPNDHGHHTTPSYVAFTETDRLIGDAAKNLAATNPSNTVYDAKRLIGRRFRDLSIQSDAKLWPFKVVSGRGDEPLILVTYKGEERKFVAEEISAMVLTKMKETAEGFLGLTVKDAVITVPAYFNDSQRQATKDAGTIAGLNVLRIIVEPTAAAIAYGLEINFNDSAAKKNVLIFDLGGGTFDVSLLTMQNNVFQVKAVAGDTHLGGQDFDNKMVNYCVQEFKRKHKKDASVDPRAMARLRASCEKGKRNLSFTSEITIEIDCLYDGIDFDHKITRAKFEELNIDLFRKCIEAVEGCLNDAKMDKKSIHDVVLVGGSTRIPKVQQMLQDFFDGKELCKSIHPDEAVASGAAIQAAILTGQCSHEEVHDIVLCEVTPLSLGVQVKGGDMNVIIPRNTPIPTKKEEQFMTCADDQTVALIQVFEGERARTMYNNLLGKFELTGIPPAPRGVPKITISFDIDYDGILNVSAEDQTTGNKRNMTIINNKGRLSTEEIERMVQEAEHFKVEDEQHRRKAKAKDALENRVYNMESKINRDKNFVSKLTYSEQRKIELAIEQANEWLESNELAGEDEFKDKLEELKSTCDPIIAKMYSSTAGPATKLDEVD; encoded by the exons ATGTCTGATAAGAAAATCAAAGCACCCGCGATTGGAATTGATCTGGGAACAACTTATTCATGTGTGGCCGTGTGGCGACACAATCGTGCTGAGATCATACCAAATGATCATGGCCACCACACGACGCCTTCTTACGTAGCTTTCACTGAAACCGATCGTCTCATCGGCGATGCCGCCAAGAATCTTGCCGCCACGAACCCAAGCAACACAGTATATG ATGCTAAGAGGTTGATCGGTCGGAGGTTCCGCGACCTATCGATCCAGAGTGATGCGAAACTCTGGCCTTTCAAAGTCGTTTCCGGGCGGGGTGATGAACCCCTGATTTTGGTTACGTACAAAGGTGAAGAAAGAAAATTTGTAGCTGAAGAGATTTCTGCGATGGTCCTCACCAAGATGAAAGAAACCGCAGAAGGTTTTCTTGGATTAACAGTAAAAGACGCAGTTATTACGGTGCCTGCCTACTTCAATGATTCCCAGAGGCAGGCCACCAAGGATGCTGGAACCATTGCTGGGCTTAATGTCTTGCGTATCATTGTCGAACCAACTGCTGCGGCCATTGCATATGGCCTGGAAATTAATTTCAACGACTCTGCTGCAAAGAAAAATGTGCTTATTTTCGATCTCGGAGGTGGCACATTTGATGTGTCTCTTCTCACTATGCAGAACAACGTGTTTCAGGTTAAGGCTGTTGCTGGTGACACGCACCTCGGAGGGCAGGATTTCGACAACAAAATGGTTAACTATTGTGTTCAAGAGTTCAAGAGAAAGCACAAGAAAGACGCAAGTGTCGACCCCCGAGCAATGGCGAGGTTGAGGGCATCTTGTGAGAAGGGGAAGAGGAATCTGTCTTTTACCAGTGAAATAACCATTGAAATTGACTGTTTGTACGATGGCATTGATTTCGACCACAAAATAACGCGTGCAAAGTTTGAGGAACTGAATATAGATTTGTTCAGGAAATGCATTGAAGCAGTTGAGGGTTGTCTGAATGATGCCAAGATGGACAAGAAAAGTATCCACGACGTGGTGCTTGTCGGGGGATCTACTAGAATCCCCAAAGTGCAACAAATGCTGCAAGATTTTTTCGATGGAAAGGAGTTGTGCAAGAGCATTCATCCTGATGAGGCCGTCGCTTCGGGTGCAGCCATTCAAGCAGCAATACTAACTGGCCAATGCAGTCATGAAGAGGTTCACGACATAGTGTTGTGCGAAGTCACGCCCCTGTCCCTCGGCGTGCAAGTCAAAGGAGGTGATATGAATGTAATAATACCAAGAAACACTCCTATACCTACAAAGAAAGAGGAACAATTCATGACTTGTGCGGATGACCAAACAGTAGCACTCATCCAAGTGTTCGAGGGAGAAAGGGCGAGGACCATGTATAACAACTTGTTGGGTAAATTCGAGCTCACTGGAATTCCACCTGCTCCTAGGGGCGTACCTAAAATAACAATCTCCTTCGATATTGACTATGATGGGATCTTAAACGTTTCGGCCGAAGATCAAACGACTGGGAACAAAAGGAACATGACAATCATCAACAACAAAGGCAGGTTGTCTACCGAAGAGATCGAGCGTATGGTGCAAGAGGCGGAGCATTTTAAGGTCGAAGATGAGCAACATAGGAGGAAAGCTAAGGCCAAGGATGCACTGGAAAATCGTGTCTACAATATGGAAAGTAAAATTAATAGGGACAAGAACTTTGTTTCGAAATTGACATATTCGGAGCAGAGGAAGATTGAACTTGCCATTGAGCAGGCTAATGAGTGGTTGGAAAGCAACGAACTCGCCGGAGAAGATGAGTTTAAGGATAAACTGGAAGAACTAAAGAGCACATGCGACCCTATAATTGCAAAGATGTACTCCAGTACTGCTGGTCCTGCTACTAAGTTGGATGAAGTTGATTAA
- the LOC140862923 gene encoding heat shock cognate 70 kDa protein 2-like, whose amino-acid sequence MAGKSKPPAIGIDLGNTYSCVAVLRRDRVEIIPNDEGNHVTPSYVVFNRNTCLVGDVAKDLAGMNPTSTVFGTDHKHIVVCFSLMDGSCTYFLFSLDYIADAKKLIGRMFSDPFVQVGRKLWPFKVICGANDKPLIILVYNGLVKQFSPEEIYSMILTKIKEMAEAFLGFTVKEAVITVPASFHFFQKKATKDAAAISGLHVLDISTDPVAAAIAYGLDKKYSNTWPKNVLIFDLGGGSLNVSLLTLVNGIFQIQAIGGDNVGGEDFDNRMVNYLLEEFKKRHKDHNIRNNPRSLERLRTACERAKWNLSSLTETTISIDCLFNGIDFDYILTRVRFEKINMDLFEKCIVHVKRCLKDAKMEKGNIQDVVLVGGSSRIPKVQQLLQDFFNGKELCKSIHPEEVVAHGAAIQAANLSDGVTETVQEPPLSLHATPLSLGMRINDDEMCVIIPKNTLVPTRKETMRTTSYENQTSLLMELYVGERPRARDNILLGTFVLYGILLAPRGVPKIEVCFDIDVNGILTVSAEDKTTGKKNSMTINNFFEGMLSEDHISKMLKDAERFKLEDEEHKKKFKAKNSLKNYVYNTRTSITTQKLVLEKMEEEVKFAIEWLNEHKDGKRKLFHNKKEELQKTWDPIISKF is encoded by the coding sequence ATGGCTGGAAAAAGCAAACCACCGGCAATTGGAATCGACTTGGGCAACACTTACTCATGTGTAGCAGTGTTGAGGCGAGATCGTGTTGAGATCATTCCCAATGACGAAGGCAACCACGTCACGCCTTCCTACGTTGTTTTCAACAGAAACACATGTCTGGTTGGCGATGTTGCCAAGGATCTTGCGGGAATGAACCCGACTAGCACTGTTTTCGGTACTGATCATAAGCATATTGTAGTGTGTTTCAGCTTGATGGATGGATCTTGTACTTATTTTCTATTTTCACTCGATTATATTGCAGATGCTAAGAAGTTGATTGGTCGGATGTTCAGCGATCCTTTTGTCCAGGTAGGTAGGAAACTCTGGCCTTTCAAGGTGATTTGTGGCGCGAATGATAAGCCCCTGATCATTCTTGTATACAATGGACTAGTGAAACAATTTTCTCCCGAAGAAATTTATTCAATGATCCTCACCAAGATAAAGGAAATGGCAGAAGCTTTTCTCGGGTTCACAGTGAAAGAAGCAGTTATCACAGTACCTGCCTCCTTCCACTTTTTCCAGAAGAAAGCGACCAAGGATGCTGCAGCCATTTCTGGCCTCCATGTCTTGGATATAAGTACCGACCCAGTCGCTGCAGCCATAGCTTATGGTCTGGACAAAAAATATAGCAATACCTGGCCAAAAAATGTACTTATTTTCGACCTTGGTGGTGGCAGCTTGAATGTGTCTCTTCTCACCTTGGTGAATGGTATCTTTCAGATACAGGCTATTGGCGGTGACAACGTTGGAGGGGAAGATTTTGATAATAGAATGGTCAACTATTTGCTGGAAGAGTTCAAGAAAAGGCACAAAGATCACAACATACGAAACAACCCTCGATCCCTGGAAAGGTTGAGGACTGCTTGTGAAAGAGCAAAGTGGAATCTGTCTTCTTTAACAGAGACAACGATTAGCATCGATTGTTTGTTCAATGGAATTGATTTCGACTATATTCTAACCCGAGTTAGATTTGAGAAGATCAACATGGACTTGTTTGAGAAATGCATTGTCCATGTTAAAAGGTGCTTGAAGGATGCCAAGATGGAAAAGGGAAATATCCAGGACGTGGTGCTTGTTGGTGGATCATCTAGAATTCCAAAGGTGCAACAATTGCTTCAAGATTTCTTTAATGGTAAGGAGTTGTGCAAGAGCATTCACCCCGAAGAGGTCGTGGCACATGGAGCTGCAATTCAAGCAGCAAATTTAAGTGATGGGGTGACAGAGACCGTGCAAGAACCGCCGTTATCATTGCATGCCACTCCCCTGTCTCTTGGTATGCGCATTAATGACGACGAAATGTGTGTTATAATTCCAAAGAATACCTTGGTTCCAACTAGGAAAGAAACAATGAGAACCACTAGTTATGAGAACCAAACTAGTTTGTTAATGGAACTGTATGTGGGTGAAAGGCCTAGAGCAAGGGACAACATTTTGTTGGGTACATTTGTCTTGTATGGCATTCTTTTGGCTCCAAGGGGTGTCCCTAAAATAGAGGTGTGCTTTGATATTGATGTCAACGGTATCTTAACCGTGTCGGCTGAAGATAAAACAACTGGCAAGAAAAACAGCATGACAATTAACAATTTTTTTGAGGGCATGCTATCCGAGGATCATATTTCGAAGATGTTGAAGGACGCCGAGAGATTTAAGTTAGAAGACGAGGAGCATAAGAAAAAATTCAAGGCCAAGAATTCTCTGAAGAACTATGTGTACAACACTAGAACAAGTATTACGACACAAAAACTTGTTCTagaaaaaatggaagaagagGTCAAGTTTGCTATTGAGTGGTTGAATGAGCACAAAGATGGAAAAAGAAAATTGTTTCATAATAAAAAGGAGGAATTGCAGAAGACTTGGGATCCtattatttcaaaattctaG